From Slackia heliotrinireducens DSM 20476:
GAAGCTGGCCGACGGCCGATGCTCTGTGTGCCGGACCGCCGTAGATGCCGACCGGCTGTTATCTGTAAAGCGGGAGGCGCCCCTTTCCACCTGTCCCAACTGCGGTCGGCTCATGGTAGTGGGGGATGACGAGTAGGGTCATGTGCGGATTCCGTGATGGGGTGGCAAATTGGTTCTTGTGTACCCCGTCTGGCCGTGTTATAGTTGTCCAGCTTTTTGCAATTATCCAGATGACAATCTGATTGATGGAGTTGAGAATTATGTCCAAGGTTTGTGAAATTTGCGGCAAGCATCCCGTGGCCGGTCGTAGCATCAGCCACTCCCACCGTGTGTCCAATCGCGTGTTCCGTCCGAACATCCAGAAGATTACCGTTCTGGAGAACGGCCACCCGGTGAAGAAGAACGTCTGCACGCAGTGCATGCGCTCCGGCAAGGTTACCCGCGCGTAGTTCCTGCCCCATACAAACGCGAAAACCGGCCCGCTTCGGCGGGCCTTTTCGCGTTTGTATGGGGCAGGAACTACGCGCGACTCGACGCT
This genomic window contains:
- the rpmB gene encoding 50S ribosomal protein L28, whose product is MSKVCEICGKHPVAGRSISHSHRVSNRVFRPNIQKITVLENGHPVKKNVCTQCMRSGKVTRA